In Anolis carolinensis isolate JA03-04 chromosome 4, rAnoCar3.1.pri, whole genome shotgun sequence, the genomic window TGCCCAGAACTAGGAACTATTCCTGGGAAGTGTTGCATGGTACTGACAATCTTCCCTGAATATCTCAGTCTCCTTAGAGAAGGTTTTCCAGTATGCTTAATCTTCAAGTATAGATTAGGCATTTCCTCTTCTTCCCGTGATCTGAATGCAAGTGCCTCCATATTTGCAAGAGATGTGAATGTGGAACTGATGGATAGCATAATCCCTAGTCCACAGAACGTTGTTACGTCTCTCCAAAAGACACTATATGGCATCAAATTATTGCTTCTTCACACCAATCTCACTGTTTCCAGCACATCAGCCAATACATAAGTGCTATCCCATGCCCAACCAGGTTGCCTTAATGCCTTCTCAAGAATCTGAGCTGTCTCTTGGACTTCTGCTGGAGACAGTTTGTGCCTTGCCTGTTGCTGGCAGAACAGGATCTCATTGACTTCCTCTTCAATCTTACAGGTATAGAGGAAAGGGAAAATCTCTTTAAGGGTAGCTAAGACAGCATCTCGAAGCAGGGAGTCTCGGCACACCAAATTGAGAATAAAAATGCCTGTAGATAAGAAAGGTAAAAAGCTTCGTTTATTATCTGTGACTAACAACCAATCTCCTTTCACTAAATTTAATCCTAGTCTGATTTAAGAACCTTTAATGAGGCCAcccccatctttcttccatttgctTCCATGAGATCTAGAAAACAATCTAAATAAGTGAATATATTAATTGATGGATTGATTTGCTTTATTTAATCCACAAAATctaaaaaaaagatatttcacATATTCTTACATACCTGGAACTCTTCGTATCAGAGACCAAAATAAAGCATATCAGGAAAAACAAGTTGTGGTCCAAATATATCTGAAAAGTCCTTACCTTCCATTTTTAAAAGGGACCTTGCTTTCTGAAGAAAAGACTTCTCCACAAAAGCTGGTGGTGGGCAGCTCATTCCTAAGGTAGGGTCTTTGCTGTCCACATCAAACATGATAACATCATAGGAAGATGAAGCTGGAGAGATGAGTAAGAAAATAGTAGTGATGTGTCGATGTGAGAGTAACAGAAAGGGAGTGAATCAGTACAGAAAAGCCAATGTCCAATCTGTTAATGCAATATAGACTACAGCATGCCCACACATTACTATAGCTACAGCGTCAtatcaagatagatagatagatagagagagagagagagagagagagagagagagagagagaaagaaagaaagagaatcaCCATCCATCTTCATAAGATCAAATTATTTTGCTTTCCAATACAGTAAACTTTCTGCTAAATAGAACTGGACTTAAAAACTGGGGCATCCTGATGCAAAATTCACCCTATTCAATGTCATTAATCTCCCATCATGGAAGACACTGTGGCAAGAAATTCCCTGACAGAACTGAAAACAGTTGAGAAAACTAATTCACAAAAGCATAGCTATTATTATAAACGTTTTTCATCTGGACAAGGTCGATGCTTTTTCTAGGCAGTGGCAtttagccaggttgtcttttCATCTGTGGAAACAGGCCTTCCCTGAAGGAGAATAATAACATTGAAAAGTCAGATGTATTGTGTATAATGGATGAATTGGGTTGGACCTCTGGAAATGGGACTTCACTACAGCCTAAATGAATTGACATCAGATGgggtttttaatttattgttgtttgattatgttgttaGTTGCTAATTACATCATGTTAGGTTTTTGTATCACTGTTTATTTTATTAGATATGTTTctttatgatgatgttgttaattttattgtatgtcgTGTCTTTttgcttttatatgctgtttgctgctttgagtccccactcaggagaaaagtgggatagaaataaataaataaatgatgtctACTGCTCTTGAGTTTTAGAGTTCTAAATTCAGTGACTAGGCTGCAACTGTATCTCAGTAAGAAGGTATTTACACATCATGTTGCCAAATAATATTTGACTTAAAAAGAACTGTCTTAGCAAACAGAGCACAACATTCACCACGTgggaaaaaatgacttttttccATAGTAAGAAAAAAGGTTAGTATTTTCAATTTATGACTCAGTGGAAATAAGAAATCTGAACAAATACACTCTTCAATGGCAGACATTAATTCAGTACCTAATGGGAAAGAAAAAACTGAAGGCTAAACTAGGTATGATAGGGCAATTACATACAACTACAACTGTGCCTCATTTATGGAGGAATTTTAACATCAGCAGCATAGAACAAGGGAGTTCAATGCTGCTtctcacttccacacagccagccATTTGGACTCCTCTGCCCCCAAATGTTCAATGCTAGAATCAATCCAGGATAAGAAGTAATATTTGAAGGTGATGGCCCATGTGTAGATTATGTGGGTAATTATTCTAAAAAGCCTTTTGCTAAACCATTTCCAACCCTTACATTTCCAATAACCTTTtccaaaatacttttcaaaatggTTTTTGTGTCTGGCCAGGAATTGAGGGAAAGCATGGGTGGGTGTAACATAACTTGACTAGAAGTTAATATCTCAATCTTTGTTTTATGAAAACCAGTATGAAAAGATAGCATGTAGTCAGTACACCtagtaaaataaaaatcagatttGTTTTATTATGCCAAGTAAGGGCTGAATGAGTCCAGCATCCTGTCTGTAAAAGCAGTTAGCGTTCTCCTCACTCACAAGATATGAAGATGGCAAAAGCCCTTACAGTTTGCCCTCAGTACCTGGTTATTTAGAAATATATGCCTCTGAACAAGGAGGCTTCATTGAAATATATAGGCTGTCACTCTTTTTTAGTTACCTAAGGAGGCTACAACTATGTCCAAAAGAAGTAATTTTTGTTACCCATGAATAGCaaatgtaaatgttttattttgtatttgtcaCACAAATTGTGGAAAACTGCAGTCAATCGAAGACAAAGAAAGTATTAATATAGCCACATATATAGTTCTTTTGGATTAACTACCTTATGAAAATAAAAGAATCTGCATGCTTTTATGTAGCTTGAAAAAAACATACCAGGTTCCATGGAATCATAGACCAGAACATGGGATGAGCACACTTAATTAATTTTATGAACTGCTTTTACAAAACTGTATCTCTTGAAGCAGCATGAAAGGAGAAAAAAGTTTAAGCCTTTCCCTCTTATaccattttaatgtttaaatccCCTCTAGTTCTTACTTCCCTCCTCCCAATGTTCTGAGCAACACAAATGTACAATAACAGAAATTTTCAATAGAATCCTGATATGCTTTGCCTCCAGAGTGACACTGAAGAACCACAAAGCAGTTTCTGTAACACCTAGGAAAGCACCTGCGAAGTTATTACCTTTTGTTCCAAGGCTGGCAACATAGGCTAAGCCATCCGCAATGTGAACTTTGAGCCTGTCATCTTGAGAGAAGCCAAACCAGTGTGTAGCAACTTCCAGCATGGCTGGGTCAATCTCCACCACATCAATACAGCATTGCAAGAAGTAATCATGGATGAAGAGAGGCAGGCTGCCACCACCCAGGCCAATAACTAACACACGGATCCGGGTTTCTACAGAGAACACACATAGAAGAGCTATAAATCAACATGTGCCATGCTGGTAGGGTGTACCTGCTAACAGAATATCTGTTACACAATCTTTGCATATCACCCCTTTAAATGTTAATCCAAACTCTTCTATATATGCACACATCAAAGCTACAGCTTTTTCAACTCAATGACAACTGTGTTCAGGAGTGAGGATATGAATCTTAACTGTACAATTTCTCTCCGTCTCTGAAATTATAATCACAATAACGCTTATTTTTTTTACAGTTCATTCCTGTACAGTCCATTACTTCTGAACATAGAAACCTTTAAATGCCCACAGCTCTACAATCTAGGATATTGAAAATGTAGTCAAGTCATTTGCAAGGAGTACCAAAGAGGCCAGAAAGCATTATAAATAACCATCTGGTTGTGCTGCTGATACACTCTAAATAGGGAGATTCCGAGAGTATCAGATGCAAGAAACACATCATTAAGAAAAGGAAACAGCGATTTAAAGCAAGCTGACACACAACTTGCCAACTGGTTCAGTCTGACCAGACACAGACATCACAGTTGGAAAGCAGAAGGCAGAGAGGATCTTCTACAACAGGAGCAAAATCTTCCTGTAAGCTTTTGGGTCTACAAGTACAATATCTCATCATAATTTGTGAATATTGTGCAACTCCTCCATGATTATATGATGGCAACACTCTTGGACAACAATAGATTTCAAAATGACCCATGTAAGATGGGATCAGATATCAAATAGGGAtgcgttattgccccaaccttattttccatcttcatagctatgattctACACCTTGTTGACAAGAAGCTTctcaccggtgtggaaatcacatATTGGATAGATTGCAAGCTTTTTAACCTCAGGCTGAAAGCTAAAAGTAAGGTCATAACAACCTCTATTACAAaattccagtatgctgatgataatgttgtctgtgttcattcagaggaagacctacaagccactttaaacacttttgcagaagcatatgaaaagcttagcCTCTCACTGAATGTTGAGAAAACTAAAATGGCTCTACTAGCACGCACCAACTAATGGCAGCAAAAAGGTGAGTCTGAAAAAGCATAGCACCACTTTTCACTCAAGTGCTGGGTTACAATGGAAATGGAACTAATTGTGCTACCATACCTACCTGGGAGGCATTCGGGATTTTTCAGAAGACAGAGTCCAGCAATCATGGTTCTGTGATGAGCACAACACAGGTAGGTTTTGTCAATAGACGGATTGGCTGATACATCAATGGGTTCCTTTTGGCTACTGGAAGATgcacttttcttctttttgtgcTTCTTATTCCCTGTCCAATGGCAAATAAAACATCTCTAAAGCAAATGTATTACCAtgaaaaagagaggaggaagaagtaTGACATCACGTGAGAAATAGAACTTTAAATAGCCTTTCCCCTCCCACACTGGCTTGTTTTGACGTCAGTGAAGCACCAAAGCGCCAATACCTTTCAGTAAGTATCTTTCCCTTCCTAATAGTGTATAGAGTTTATTACAACCCACTTTTCTATCTTTGCTCTTCATATAGGGAACCACAATAGCCccctcagggccggccggagatattttttgatgtaaagcgggggtgctgaaaagcgcccccgccaccggcgccctggccccgcccagcgtgccctggccccgcctcccacgctgcgtgggaggcggggccagggcgaatagtgagggggcggggccagagttggccccgccccccgtgccctggccccgcctcccacgcagcgtgggaggcggggccagggcacgctgggcgggggggcggggccagagttggccccgcctcccacgctacccccgctcgcccgtctggccttttgtagcaggccagactcagcggaggtttctccaggccgcgattgcggcctggaggaacctccgctgagtctggcctgctacaaaaggccagacgggcgagcgggggtaacgtgggaggcggggccagctctgacgccgctccccccccccccgcccagcgtgccttggccctgcctcccacgcaacgtgggaggcggggccagggcacgctgggcgggggggggcggcgtcagagctggccccgcctcccacgctactcccgctcgcccgtctggccttttctagcaggccagacgggccagggcgcactgggcgggaggcggggcaccgtcagggcggtgccccgcctcccgcccagcctgacggcgcccccccgggcctgcgcccgaggcggcggcgtcagctgccgcatgagtggggccggccctgagccCCCTTTTGGCCTGGCATACTGGAGTGAGTTAGGCTTGAGTAATTTGGATTTTAAGGACAGCGAGTTAGGCTTCAGTAACTGAAATTTTAACTGGAAATTTTCATGGAACACAGCTCTCAGCCCAATCTTATTATGTCAATACTATTTGTGCAGATTCAGAATCCTGAAGTGAGAGATTTCAgtcttccaactattatttgtgcacaaaaatatataaagtagatTTCTTTAGCTCTGTTAAAGGGTTTGACAGCCATGGTCCAATTGTGAGAAAGGCAAACTGACTTCATGCCATCTTGATGCACAGATGGCATGTGGTACAGAAAGGATATTCACCTTCTCCCaaattttaaagcagtggttctcaacctgtgggtctccagatgttttggccttcaactcccagaaatcctaacagctggtaaactggctgggatttctggaagttgtaggccaaaatacctggggacccacaggttgagaactgctgtttTAAAATATCATCTTGGTTTACTGGCCAAAccgattttttttcttgttatcaTTTCTTTGAGCTCTTTGTCAAGCAGAGGAGGTAGCTGGAGGCATAATCTTGCCTCAAACACCTGAGCCTaaaaccagaacttggaaatgttggTAGTAGTGATTGCAGGGTTCTGGGACAGGTAGTAAAAAAGGTAAAATTTCAAAGCTATAGCTGAAAtaaaaaggctgttttcttataAAAACACATGGCTGATAGCATGTGAACTGTTAGATTGACTCAATTTAGATAGTAAACAGTATCCAGCCCACTTTTTATTCCTCAAGATTTCAAACAAAGCTTATTAATAATTGAGTTCTTTACAAAATCATGAGGAAGAGGTGTTAACTTTGTTATAACTGAAACCAAGATCCTTTAAATCCTGGGAAGATTGTTTATACCTTTGCCATAATTTCAAGCTGTACACACTTCCACACTTAAATATTCATTTCCACAATTCAGGTCCTCAGTTCCTCAGCAGACATCAATATAATACAAAGACCGTAGCCTGCCATTGCTTGATGAAAATTCTCTCTCCTACTGCAATCCGATGTCACACATCTCATTTCACCTTTATGGGATGTCCTGGATGACAGCCTTGCTTCTGACTGCACCACATTCCTGTTGCTGAGGAAGATGAGGTGGCGGAAGTAGTGGGCACCATCTCCTTTCACATCTTCAATAATATATTCCCCACTACAGGGGCTAGTAGCACGATGTTGGATGGTGCGCATCCCAATGTCTCCATCCACTGACAGAAAGGGTACCTGAAGAAGGCAAGCTACCATCTTAGAGACAGCACCAGAAAAAGTATCAAAACAGACACACTAAGCAGTCAATGGATTGGGTAACCTTTTAGCAGGTTAAATCATTGCTCCTTCTATCCTACTTTCTGCTCACATGGCCTAGAATCAGTTCTTAGGTTTGATTGTTATCTCCTAGCCCTTCTATTTGAGCTAGAAGAAACTGAACCCAACACCTACCAGAATCTCTAACATAGAGCAACAGGTGTTTCTAGAAAAAGGGGGCTATGCCATTTTTATATTACAGATCCACATGACCTCACTGAAGTATATTTGGTGCACACTTTAGGAACACACATGGTAATCAATAATCAATCGCAGAATAGAAATCAAATAGTTTGAGTGGGATCTACAATTTTTAACAGATGCTGACGGCCAAGTCACAAACTGGTTATGTGATTGTGGTTCCTCCCTTACACTCACTTTCAGCTGAGGCTACGGAAGTCCTGTTCTGGAAAAAAGGCATGGAAAAAAGGCTTTTTCTTGAAGCTACTTTTTGCTAGTTAAGCGTATTCAGGACTGGCTTAGAGTATTACTAAAAGTGGTTCCCATGCAATCATTCCTTGCATCATGAGAACATCAATCAAGGTTGGATGCTGCATCATTTCATTTTCTGAAGCTCTTgcgaaaaatattatttaatttatttaggaCATTGATATTCTGTCTTTCAACCAAGAGAGACTCCTAGAGCAGCTGTCAAATTGTAAATCTTGACAGTTCCCAGTATTCATGCTTACGGTCTAAAAAAAAACACAGGACATAGACATGTATAGAAATGTGGACTTAAAGAATCGAAACTGCTACAGAATTTGACAGCAAGGAGAAAATAGCTTGAGTGATTTACCTGCTGCTGGGCTGGAAGTCCAGGTGGGGCCAACTCCATCACCTTTTCTGACAGTTCTGCCTGGATGGTTCCCATGTCTTCATACTGCTGATCTCTGTGTAAGACCACAGTTACTAAACGCCAGAACCCAGCACTTGCAGCCAATTGCTTCCGTCCTGCTTCTGTCCCAAATAGccattcattttctcttcccTGTGGTACTGGGGACACACAGAAATGACAAATGTGTTTGCGACTGTCGATTCCTGTTCAGCTTGTGGTGTATCTACTAAGACTCCAAAACGCCTTTCATGTGCACTGTTTGCAAACCTGGTATCACCCATCCTCTATATCTGCATTTCATGTTTATTGCCAAAGTGTAGTAtcgtacatttctccctgttgaaattcattttattagttttggctcaactctctaatctgttaagatcattttggattctgatcctgtcctctgggataTTGACTATCCCTACCAATGTAGTGCCATCTGAAAATGTGATAATCATACCCTTTATTCCATCATTCAAGTAATTAAAAAAGATGTTGAATAACACtaagcccaggacagaacccagtGGGGTGATCATTTCTCTTCtggatgaagaggagccattggaAAGCACCTTTTGGGTTCAGCCAATAAACCAATTCTGAAACCCCCTAATggtagcattgtctagcccacattttattaaGTTTCTTTGTGAAAATGTCATAGGGaaacttgtcaaaggccttagtGAAATTGAGATCTACTATATTCACAGCATTCTCTTCATCTACCAAGGCtgtaactcttattttaaaaagggatgcttgtttggcatgacttgttttcgaGAAATCCATGCTGACATTTAGTGATATGACATTCTTTTCTAAGTACTTACAATCCTTTTTTAAACTGCAATATACTACTGGTTTCATTTGGAAGAAAGAAAGTAAATGTATATCATGGTCGAAAGGTGGACATAACAGAACAAGTTTGCTTCCCAGTACTTGAAAATCTACCAAAAACAGATATAGTATTAGGACAGATAGCCTTAACTGCATTACTGCTAcccaacaaaatacagtagagtctcacttatccaacataaacgggccggcagaatgttggataagcgaatatgttggataataaggaggcattaaggaaaagcctattaaacatcaaattaggttatgattttacaaattaagcaccaaaacatcatgttatacaacaaatttgacagaaaaagtagttcaatacgcagtaatgctatgtagtaattactgtatttacgaatttagcaccaaaatatcacgatgtattgaaaacattgactacaaaaatgtgttggataatccagaacgttggataagcgagtgttggataagtgagactctactgtactttttagtATTATTAACAATATCCAGTTTTCCCCTAGTCATTATTAGCAATATATGGGAGCAAAAGGCTATAAGATGTTCCCTTGGGTTGTTTGGATTTAACTCAAGCTCCTAAGCATATAAACTTACTGATGAAGATGGCAAATTGATTGTCACGGGACACTTTCACGGTTGGGTTGTGTACAACATGTAAAGTATAGCGGACTTGGCTGGTATCGGTATCTTTGCTGCAGAGATCGAGACAGATGGTCCCTGCACTGGGATTTCTTCTGAGCTGACTCCGTAACAAACAATATTGTTGTCTCTCTTCTACTGCCTCAATCAGATGTTGAGTGCTGCTGAACCGGACAGGTTTGTGCTGTTCTTCAGTACACAGTTCTAGGATGCACAGAGTTGAGCCTGGGACAGGCTTTATCTTTGTCATAACATAGACAAAGACAGGAAGGGCAAACTCTCCTTCTGAAGTGTCTGTTTCATTGCTGGAGACTTGATGTATTCGAACCATCCAGCCTTGCTGGTAGAAATGTTCCACAGCTGCTTTCAACACATGTGCTTGTGCCAAGGAGACACAAAGATAACGCCCCCCAAACCGCAGAACCCGACCGATTTCAGCAAACATTCTTTCAGCCCGTCTCAGACTCATTTCTTCCGCATCAGTCAGCAGAGCATCAAGAGTGCCTTTGTCCAGCACCACTTGGAAGTGCCCATCAGGGAAATCCATCTGCAGCACATCCATAACCATGTAGGTCATCTTGGGTCTTAGATGAACACTGCGTTCCTGCATCTGTTTTACAACCAATTCACTTATGTCCACATTGATGATATCTTGATAACCTTCATCATAGAGCTCCTCACTCAGTTCTGAGTTTCCACAACCAACAACAAGGATCTagaaggaaagcaaagaaagaacATTTTGAGGAAACCAAAAAGGTTGCTTAACAAAGCTATTTATAGAAAAATCAGACAAAAAGCTTGAAAAGAGGTATCAACCAGAAATACCAATGTAAGGTTTCCCATACTTTTCTTAACATACATAAGGGACAGACAAAAATGTGGCTGCTACGTATATCCCAAGAGTTCACACAAAGTCCACTGAAACATTTCACTTTGGTGATCCCATATTgtcacaaacatttttttaaaagctgcacaAGATCAAAAACATAATTGTGAGGGTGAGAGATAATATTTTCATGTTTcctgatttttctttaaaaaatgcctGCTACAATCACAAAGCAGCTTAGAAAGAATACTGAATATTCTTCTTGATACAATCATTTTCTTCTTacttaaaagttaaaaacatagtTTCTTATTTTC contains:
- the mettl13 gene encoding eEF1A lysine and N-terminal methyltransferase, whose amino-acid sequence is MAELRLLPRRAQDFASADFWERFFRERGGRAFEWYGAWKSLRAPLERYLRPRDSILVVGCGNSELSEELYDEGYQDIINVDISELVVKQMQERSVHLRPKMTYMVMDVLQMDFPDGHFQVVLDKGTLDALLTDAEEMSLRRAERMFAEIGRVLRFGGRYLCVSLAQAHVLKAAVEHFYQQGWMVRIHQVSSNETDTSEGEFALPVFVYVMTKIKPVPGSTLCILELCTEEQHKPVRFSSTQHLIEAVEERQQYCLLRSQLRRNPSAGTICLDLCSKDTDTSQVRYTLHVVHNPTVKVSRDNQFAIFIIPQGRENEWLFGTEAGRKQLAASAGFWRLVTVVLHRDQQYEDMGTIQAELSEKVMELAPPGLPAQQQVPFLSVDGDIGMRTIQHRATSPCSGEYIIEDVKGDGAHYFRHLIFLSNRNVVQSEARLSSRTSHKGNKKHKKKKSASSSSQKEPIDVSANPSIDKTYLCCAHHRTMIAGLCLLKNPECLPETRIRVLVIGLGGGSLPLFIHDYFLQCCIDVVEIDPAMLEVATHWFGFSQDDRLKVHIADGLAYVASLGTKASSSYDVIMFDVDSKDPTLGMSCPPPAFVEKSFLQKARSLLKMEGIFILNLVCRDSLLRDAVLATLKEIFPFLYTCKIEEEVNEILFCQQQARHKLSPAEVQETAQILEKALRQPGWAWDSTYVLADVLETVRLV